One Halopiger aswanensis genomic region harbors:
- a CDS encoding orc1/cdc6 family replication initiation protein: MGTDDSDGSQPETRTPEDETTTQTDLSSAPSESDSTSDQDTAPIPNEQSSSTDPSSDDSSQSIEDMLLEFDQQDGLIRDRSLLDPNYVVTEDRIVGRDEQLQEVTKMLRVALGGNRPPNLFLYGPSGTGKSLITKAVCNNISRICETRDISFGTIEVNCQDLDTLGVAVYELTKQAADQAGVDVQVPKHGVATKEKWDELYRIVNENFDSVVFVLDELDMLVGRRDKQEPAFSRLLYQLSRAGANDDLTASISVVAISNDTRMMEAVGSRALSSFTPEDVHFDDYDANQLQAILRRRQDAFHDSVVDDDVIPLAAAFAAQTHGDARKAIDLMRVAGELAEREGNERVREEHVREAQEKVEKNRVLEVVRGISTQKKLCLYATAAVASQTKDGAARSTTGYQVYQYLTDTIDADQYHQETYVNKMKELTTYSLVDFERRSHGPSSGMFLEFQFEERPETILETLREDSRIDMVSSEEVQSVVKAQIRNRT; encoded by the coding sequence ATGGGTACTGACGACTCCGACGGTTCTCAACCTGAGACGAGAACACCGGAGGATGAGACTACAACGCAAACAGACCTTTCTTCGGCTCCCTCTGAATCGGACTCAACTTCGGATCAGGATACTGCCCCGATACCTAACGAGCAATCCTCGTCAACTGATCCTAGCTCCGATGACTCCTCGCAGTCGATCGAGGACATGCTGCTCGAGTTTGATCAACAGGATGGGCTAATTCGTGACCGATCGCTTCTCGATCCGAATTACGTAGTTACGGAAGATCGAATCGTCGGTCGCGATGAGCAACTCCAGGAAGTCACCAAGATGCTTCGTGTTGCACTCGGTGGCAATCGTCCACCGAATCTCTTCCTCTATGGTCCATCTGGTACCGGAAAATCGCTCATCACGAAAGCTGTCTGTAATAACATCAGCCGTATTTGTGAAACCCGCGACATCAGTTTCGGAACGATTGAGGTTAATTGCCAAGACCTCGACACTCTCGGCGTCGCGGTATATGAACTGACGAAACAGGCGGCTGATCAGGCCGGTGTGGATGTCCAGGTTCCGAAACACGGAGTTGCGACGAAAGAAAAATGGGATGAACTCTATCGTATCGTCAATGAGAACTTTGACTCGGTCGTATTCGTTCTTGATGAACTCGATATGCTCGTTGGTCGGCGTGATAAACAGGAACCAGCATTCTCGCGACTTCTATATCAACTCTCACGAGCTGGCGCGAACGACGACCTCACTGCCTCGATCTCAGTGGTCGCTATCTCGAACGATACACGGATGATGGAAGCTGTTGGAAGCCGCGCATTGAGTTCGTTTACCCCAGAAGACGTTCATTTCGATGACTACGACGCGAATCAACTCCAGGCGATTCTTCGTCGACGTCAAGACGCTTTCCACGACAGCGTCGTAGATGACGATGTTATTCCGCTTGCAGCAGCGTTCGCGGCGCAAACACACGGAGACGCACGGAAAGCGATTGACCTCATGCGTGTCGCCGGCGAACTTGCCGAACGAGAAGGTAACGAGCGTGTTCGCGAGGAACACGTCCGAGAGGCCCAGGAGAAGGTTGAGAAGAACCGTGTTCTCGAGGTCGTCCGCGGTATCAGTACCCAGAAAAAGCTGTGTCTCTACGCGACGGCAGCGGTCGCCTCCCAGACCAAGGATGGAGCCGCTCGGAGTACGACCGGTTATCAGGTCTATCAGTACCTCACTGACACCATCGATGCCGATCAGTACCACCAGGAAACGTACGTCAATAAGATGAAGGAGCTGACGACGTACTCACTCGTCGACTTTGAGCGACGGAGTCACGGTCCTAGCTCTGGCATGTTCTTGGAATTCCAATTCGAGGAGCGACCTGAGACTATCCTCGAGACACTTCGCGAAGATTCTCGGATCGATATGGTCTCATCCGAAGAAGTTCAATCAGTTGTGAAGGCACAAATTCGGAATCGAACGTAG